A genomic segment from Helicobacter sp. NHP19-012 encodes:
- the pdxA gene encoding 4-hydroxythreonine-4-phosphate dehydrogenase produces the protein MRLKIAISIGDIQGVGLEIALKAHAQISQICQPLYCVHLELLTQANTLLNHAYTKALESMQCAAPNALTPAIKPAQIDKISGFYSHASFLKALDLADNGEVSGVCTLPIHKHAWQLAGINTPGHTALLRERYQQEAIMVLGCPSLWVALFSEHIPLSVVSARVRLEPLKEFLHSLAWVLNTDEQIVVLGIDPHCGDNGAIGMQDREVKEAIEQVNTLLRMSKFLGPVPADSAFTPHFRAKHRYFVALYHDVGLAPLKALYFEESINVSLNLPIKRASVDHGVAFDIAYQNKASTKSYENALRWLSQP, from the coding sequence GTGCGCCTTAAAATCGCCATCTCTATCGGGGACATCCAAGGCGTGGGGCTAGAGATCGCCCTAAAGGCACACGCACAAATTAGTCAAATTTGCCAGCCCCTTTATTGCGTCCATTTAGAACTTTTAACACAAGCCAACACCCTTTTAAACCACGCTTACACCAAAGCCCTAGAGAGCATGCAGTGTGCCGCCCCCAACGCTCTAACGCCTGCCATCAAGCCCGCCCAAATAGACAAGATAAGCGGATTTTACAGCCATGCGAGTTTTTTAAAGGCTTTGGACTTGGCAGACAATGGAGAGGTTAGCGGGGTTTGCACCTTGCCGATTCACAAGCACGCTTGGCAACTGGCCGGCATTAACACCCCCGGGCACACTGCTTTACTAAGAGAAAGATACCAACAAGAGGCGATCATGGTGCTTGGTTGCCCTAGTCTGTGGGTTGCGCTCTTTAGCGAACACATCCCTTTAAGTGTGGTGAGTGCTAGGGTGCGCCTAGAGCCTTTAAAAGAGTTTTTACACAGCTTAGCGTGGGTTTTAAATACGGATGAACAGATTGTGGTTTTGGGGATCGATCCGCATTGTGGGGACAATGGGGCGATCGGCATGCAGGATAGAGAGGTTAAAGAGGCGATTGAGCAAGTCAACACGCTTTTAAGAATGTCTAAATTCTTAGGACCTGTGCCGGCAGACAGCGCCTTTACGCCTCACTTTAGAGCCAAGCACCGCTATTTTGTGGCCCTCTACCACGATGTCGGCCTGGCCCCCCTAAAAGCCCTTTATTTTGAAGAAAGCATCAATGTATCTTTAAATTTACCCATCAAACGGGCATCGGTTGATCACGGCGTGGCGTTTGACATCGCTTACCAAAACAAAGCCAGCACCAAGAGCTATGAAAACGCCCTTAGATGGCTCTCACAGCCCTAA
- a CDS encoding phosphatase PAP2 family protein, with protein MLKKLSRLFAVFLLFSNLGRAEISRDAVILEDIGDVLRLMPIFVGVVSLGMRDYRGMGELAIGSLVTQGVIYEVKNIFSDAHKRGAYVPFAKRPCCDSWRGMPSGHAGGAWSAAGFVYYRYGWKPALPVIALAILTDASRVVAREHSILQVVVGSLIGWGFAYLFTSKYRRNWELYPEISVNEKGYTRYGMHFHYRF; from the coding sequence ATGCTAAAAAAGTTATCCCGTTTGTTTGCCGTGTTTTTATTGTTTAGCAATTTGGGGCGCGCTGAGATCTCTCGCGATGCCGTGATCTTAGAGGACATTGGCGATGTCTTGCGTCTAATGCCCATATTTGTAGGTGTGGTGAGTCTTGGCATGCGCGATTACCGGGGAATGGGCGAGCTAGCCATCGGCTCTTTGGTCACCCAGGGCGTGATCTATGAGGTCAAAAATATCTTTTCGGATGCCCACAAAAGGGGGGCGTATGTGCCCTTTGCCAAACGCCCTTGTTGTGATAGCTGGCGGGGGATGCCAAGCGGGCACGCCGGGGGGGCGTGGAGCGCGGCGGGGTTTGTCTACTACCGCTATGGCTGGAAGCCCGCCCTGCCCGTGATTGCCCTAGCGATCTTAACCGATGCGAGTCGGGTGGTGGCACGCGAACATTCCATTTTGCAAGTAGTGGTGGGCTCGCTCATTGGCTGGGGTTTTGCTTACCTTTTCACCTCCAAATACCGCCGTAACTGGGAGTTATATCCGGAAATTTCTGTAAACGAAAAGGGCTATACCCGCTATGGGATGCACTTCCATTATAGATTTTAG
- the dapF gene encoding diaminopimelate epimerase encodes MHLEKYCASGNDFLITHHLKPANRQALAKELCNRHYGFGADGLVILLPHPKHAYTWEFYNADGSLANMCGNASRCVGLYAYLQGLAPKKHCFLSKAGVISLEVLEITETGGVVQSNLGTPKWLESLKIEGQEWVLIDSGVPHLVHFVDSLNEIPKTKTPTMQALRQEFNANVNYAYLESLEKIHLATYERGVEDITLACGTGMAAVFFVAQQKGAKPKAQCIPLSGEILTLGLENNEVLFSGAVKRVGAVIDYCNALC; translated from the coding sequence ATGCACCTAGAGAAATATTGCGCCAGCGGGAACGATTTTTTAATCACCCACCATTTAAAACCTGCTAACCGCCAAGCCCTAGCCAAAGAGCTTTGTAACCGCCATTATGGCTTTGGGGCGGATGGCTTGGTTATCTTGCTACCCCACCCCAAACACGCCTATACATGGGAGTTTTACAACGCTGATGGGAGTTTGGCGAACATGTGCGGGAATGCGAGTCGGTGCGTGGGGCTTTACGCCTACTTGCAAGGGCTCGCCCCTAAAAAGCATTGTTTTTTAAGCAAGGCGGGGGTGATTAGCCTAGAAGTGCTGGAAATCACAGAAACGGGCGGAGTGGTGCAAAGCAATTTAGGCACGCCCAAATGGCTAGAGAGCTTAAAGATTGAGGGGCAAGAGTGGGTGTTGATTGATAGCGGCGTGCCCCACTTAGTGCATTTTGTGGATAGCTTAAACGAGATACCTAAAACCAAAACCCCCACGATGCAAGCCCTACGCCAAGAATTTAACGCCAATGTCAACTACGCTTACCTAGAAAGCCTAGAAAAAATCCACCTAGCCACTTATGAGCGGGGCGTGGAGGACATCACGCTAGCTTGTGGCACGGGCATGGCAGCGGTGTTTTTTGTGGCACAACAAAAGGGAGCAAAACCTAAAGCGCAATGTATCCCCCTTAGTGGAGAGATTTTAACTTTGGGGTTAGAAAATAACGAAGTGTTGTTTAGCGGAGCGGTAAAGAGAGTGGGGGCAGTCATTGACTATTGCAATGCCCTTTGCTAG
- a CDS encoding AI-2E family transporter, with translation MRPVYFFWFLFAVSFYWMLYLYEDFLMDLLIAGLLCVTIFWLKEFFDHYMSNICSSLLCVVVLLSFLVVPMYFLIYKSTDFITHLNLEKFAFYFNKSKSDLLLYLEHFPVLSAYAHKILSNFSAHTLMSYALHLSSGIGKYSLKFASDTAMVLVFLFLCFFYGERFYDYILEILPFEKIQSRGIFREVAGILRVVLLTSIINVVLQGMAFGALVAGFGLDWLSLGILYGLSSLIPIVGGALVWGPVVVYELYRHNTSTAIIIALYSVIFIGGAIDSLIKPWLIGFIKRQVLKISLKINEILIFFSILAGISKFGFWGIAVGPTITAFFIVFLRLYEKVFTSKPKHVSLPK, from the coding sequence ATGCGTCCTGTGTATTTCTTTTGGTTTTTGTTTGCGGTGTCCTTTTATTGGATGCTCTATCTTTATGAAGATTTTTTAATGGATTTGCTCATCGCTGGGCTGCTCTGTGTCACGATCTTTTGGCTCAAAGAGTTTTTTGACCACTATATGAGCAACATTTGCAGCTCCCTTTTGTGTGTGGTGGTGCTCTTAAGCTTTTTAGTGGTGCCCATGTATTTTCTCATTTACAAGAGCACGGATTTCATCACCCACTTAAATCTAGAAAAATTTGCCTTCTACTTCAACAAGTCCAAAAGCGATCTCCTGCTCTATTTGGAGCACTTCCCCGTCTTAAGTGCCTACGCCCATAAAATCTTGTCTAATTTTTCAGCGCATACTTTAATGTCCTACGCCTTGCACCTTAGTAGCGGGATTGGCAAGTACAGCCTCAAATTTGCGAGCGACACGGCGATGGTCTTGGTCTTTTTGTTTCTGTGTTTCTTTTACGGGGAACGCTTTTACGATTATATTTTGGAGATTCTGCCCTTTGAGAAGATCCAAAGCCGGGGCATTTTTAGAGAAGTGGCGGGGATTTTGCGCGTGGTCTTGTTGACCTCTATCATCAATGTCGTTTTGCAGGGCATGGCCTTTGGGGCGTTGGTGGCGGGCTTTGGGCTAGATTGGCTCTCGCTTGGGATTTTATATGGGCTGTCTTCTTTAATCCCCATTGTGGGGGGGGCTTTGGTGTGGGGTCCCGTGGTGGTTTATGAGCTTTATCGCCACAACACAAGCACAGCCATCATCATCGCCCTTTATTCGGTGATCTTCATCGGTGGGGCGATCGACAGCCTGATCAAACCATGGCTCATTGGTTTCATTAAACGCCAAGTGCTGAAAATTTCGCTTAAGATCAACGAGATTTTGATCTTCTTTTCAATCTTGGCGGGCATTAGCAAGTTTGGCTTTTGGGGGATCGCCGTGGGCCCCACCATCACCGCCTTTTTCATCGTGTTTTTGCGCCTATATGAAAAGGTTTTCACTTCTAAACCAAAGCATGTGAGTTTGCCTAAGTAG
- the fdh3B gene encoding formate dehydrogenase FDH3 subunit beta: MAKNLEASKQIPNANRMKFYCDDNRCISCFACSVACSHSNELEVGLNRRKVITLYEGVEGKEKSISIACQHCTDAPCAQVCPVDCFYIREDGIVLHNKETCIGCGYCLYACPFGAPQFPRDGAFGVRGVMDKCTMCAGGPAPTHSKKEMELYGVNRIASGQVPMCAATCSTNALLVGDALSIADIYRKRVMAKYANAQDFKTKAAHQLEGATP, encoded by the coding sequence ATGGCAAAAAACTTAGAAGCTAGCAAACAAATCCCCAATGCCAATCGCATGAAATTTTATTGCGATGATAACCGCTGTATCAGCTGTTTTGCTTGCTCTGTGGCGTGCTCGCACTCCAACGAACTAGAAGTGGGTCTTAATCGGCGCAAGGTAATCACGCTTTACGAAGGTGTGGAGGGCAAGGAAAAATCTATCTCCATTGCTTGCCAGCACTGCACAGACGCACCCTGCGCGCAGGTGTGCCCCGTGGATTGTTTCTACATTAGAGAAGATGGCATTGTTTTACATAACAAAGAAACTTGCATTGGGTGTGGGTATTGCCTTTACGCTTGCCCCTTTGGTGCGCCCCAGTTTCCCAGAGATGGGGCATTTGGCGTGCGTGGGGTGATGGATAAGTGCACCATGTGTGCCGGCGGACCCGCCCCCACCCACTCTAAAAAAGAAATGGAGCTTTATGGGGTTAATCGTATCGCCAGCGGGCAAGTGCCTATGTGTGCGGCGACCTGCTCGACTAACGCCCTTTTGGTGGGCGATGCCTTGAGTATCGCTGACATTTATAGAAAAAGGGTCATGGCAAAATACGCCAACGCCCAAGACTTCAAAACCAAAGCAGCGCACCAACTAGAGGGTGCCACGCCTTAA
- a CDS encoding formate dehydrogenase subunit gamma: MKKLVAFVGLAMGLNAQTTPLDQERILGILPYGQTHTGKLGAIWTLWQGHYFLWLFLAMVVGVASAFLLHYLVIGPKQFAHSGQKVPFFSLFNRIVHWIAGVSFILLVPTGLVMVFGAFFGGGAFVRLCRITHSIGCVIFIIAVIPMLLMWFKPMILSLADFKWLFIMGGYLSKEHKPVPAHKFNAGQKTWFWVATLGGFVMIASGAVLYFNTNDLSQIADFLGLYQISLLRLSALVHNFFGLMLVGFFIVHLYMSLFAIKGSLQSMIDGDKELEEVKILHSLYLKEGY, encoded by the coding sequence ATGAAAAAACTTGTGGCTTTTGTGGGGCTTGCGATGGGTTTAAACGCCCAAACCACACCCCTAGATCAAGAGCGCATTTTAGGCATTTTGCCCTATGGACAAACCCACACGGGCAAGTTAGGGGCGATTTGGACCTTGTGGCAAGGGCATTATTTTTTATGGCTCTTTTTAGCCATGGTAGTGGGGGTCGCCTCAGCCTTTCTCTTACACTACCTTGTCATCGGACCTAAGCAGTTTGCGCACAGCGGTCAAAAAGTCCCCTTTTTTAGCTTGTTTAATCGGATCGTCCATTGGATTGCGGGGGTGTCTTTTATTCTGCTTGTGCCTACGGGACTTGTCATGGTCTTTGGTGCGTTCTTTGGGGGAGGCGCGTTTGTGCGCCTTTGTCGGATCACGCACAGCATAGGCTGTGTGATCTTCATCATCGCCGTGATCCCTATGCTACTCATGTGGTTTAAACCCATGATTTTGAGCCTCGCAGATTTTAAATGGCTCTTTATCATGGGCGGATATCTCAGCAAAGAACATAAACCCGTGCCGGCGCATAAGTTCAATGCGGGGCAAAAGACTTGGTTTTGGGTGGCGACTTTGGGCGGGTTTGTGATGATCGCCAGTGGCGCAGTTCTTTATTTCAACACCAATGATTTAAGCCAAATTGCCGACTTTTTGGGACTCTATCAAATCTCGCTCTTGCGTTTAAGCGCCTTGGTGCATAACTTCTTTGGGCTCATGCTAGTGGGCTTTTTCATCGTGCATTTGTACATGTCTTTGTTTGCCATTAAAGGCTCTTTGCAGTCCATGATCGATGGCGATAAGGAGCTTGAAGAGGTGAAAATCCTGCACAGCTTGTATTTAAAAGAGGGGTATTGA
- the gltX gene encoding glutamate--tRNA ligase, with product MVITRFAPSPTGHLHIGGLRTALFNYLYARSCGGKFYLRIEDTDLDRNVQEATEAILKAFEWVGLEVDGEIWYQSQRLDIYKGYIQQLLDEGKAYYCYMSKEELEALRETQRAQGLTPRYDRRYRDFKGTPPSGIEPVVRIKAPLSGEVHFKDGVKGEVCVQAEELDDFVIARSNGVPTYNFVVTIDDALMGISDVIRGDDHLSNTPKQIILYQALGFKIPNFYHVPMILNEQGHKLSKRDGAMGVMDYKALGYLRDALLNFLVRLGWSHKDQEIFSLQEMKAFFNPKDLNSAPSCFSPHKLEWLNSHYLKESPLDTLKALLKDFSLPNGFHALSPAQQDILLEALKSRVVTLKDMAHEVAKVLTPPTHYALDKLKNKEQALEVLNALVASLKAQDFSSPETLDETLHAFMQSQGLKAGVVMLPLRIALLGEAGGIGVKEALFILGYQASLERLKVFLAL from the coding sequence ATGGTGATTACACGCTTTGCACCCTCGCCTACGGGGCATTTACACATAGGCGGCTTGAGAACCGCCCTTTTCAATTACCTTTACGCCCGCTCTTGTGGGGGGAAGTTTTATTTACGCATTGAGGACACAGACCTTGATCGCAATGTGCAGGAAGCTACAGAGGCGATTTTAAAAGCCTTTGAGTGGGTGGGGCTAGAGGTGGATGGCGAAATTTGGTATCAGTCCCAAAGGCTAGACATTTACAAGGGCTACATACAGCAGCTACTTGATGAAGGCAAGGCGTATTATTGTTATATGTCTAAAGAGGAATTAGAAGCTTTAAGAGAAACGCAGAGGGCGCAGGGGCTCACCCCAAGATACGATCGCCGTTACCGCGACTTTAAAGGCACGCCCCCCAGTGGCATAGAGCCCGTGGTGCGTATCAAAGCCCCTTTAAGTGGGGAAGTGCACTTTAAAGATGGGGTTAAGGGGGAGGTGTGCGTGCAAGCCGAGGAGCTAGACGACTTTGTGATCGCACGCTCCAATGGTGTACCCACTTATAATTTTGTGGTTACCATTGATGACGCTTTAATGGGGATTAGCGATGTCATTAGAGGGGACGACCATTTAAGCAACACACCTAAACAAATCATTTTATACCAAGCCCTAGGCTTTAAAATCCCTAACTTCTACCATGTGCCTATGATTTTAAACGAACAAGGGCACAAACTCAGTAAAAGAGATGGGGCGATGGGGGTGATGGATTATAAGGCGTTGGGCTATCTTAGGGATGCACTTTTAAATTTCTTGGTGCGTTTGGGTTGGAGTCACAAAGACCAAGAGATTTTTAGCCTGCAAGAGATGAAGGCGTTTTTTAACCCCAAAGATTTAAACAGCGCACCCAGTTGCTTTAGCCCGCATAAGCTAGAGTGGTTAAACAGCCACTACCTTAAAGAAAGCCCCCTAGACACGCTCAAGGCCTTGTTGAAAGATTTTAGCTTGCCAAATGGCTTTCATGCCCTAAGCCCGGCGCAACAAGATATTTTGCTAGAAGCCCTAAAAAGTCGGGTGGTAACCCTCAAAGACATGGCGCACGAGGTGGCTAAAGTTTTAACCCCGCCCACACACTACGCCCTAGACAAGCTTAAAAACAAAGAGCAAGCCCTAGAGGTGTTAAATGCCCTTGTGGCTAGCCTAAAAGCGCAAGATTTTAGTAGCCCAGAAACTTTAGACGAAACCCTACACGCCTTTATGCAAAGTCAGGGGCTTAAAGCGGGGGTGGTGATGTTGCCTTTAAGGATCGCCCTGCTTGGAGAAGCGGGGGGGATCGGGGTGAAAGAGGCTTTATTTATTCTAGGCTATCAAGCGAGCCTAGAGAGATTAAAGGTGTTTTTAGCCCTTTAG
- a CDS encoding pyridoxine 5'-phosphate synthase translates to MRLGLNIDHIATLREARKIHEPDPLEAIFIAKNAGVDLITLHLREDRRHIHEDDVTSILKHAPLPVNAECAIDPEITKILCALKPFKVTLVPERRAEITTEGGLNLKHPKLQDTIKAYADCGIEVALFIDPSLENLQRALELGVGVVELHTGKFSNLFNTLYTSFKRHKNRLDLPEDNIALKNMLELSLQELAQSALKGQGMGLEVCAGHGLNYASVGLVAKLEGISELNIGHAIIARAVIMGLEKAIQSMQEAICAP, encoded by the coding sequence ATGCGTCTAGGTTTAAACATCGATCACATCGCTACACTCAGGGAGGCGCGAAAAATCCACGAACCCGACCCCCTAGAGGCGATCTTTATCGCCAAAAATGCGGGCGTGGATTTGATCACCTTGCATTTAAGAGAGGACCGCCGCCACATCCACGAGGACGATGTCACAAGCATCCTCAAACACGCTCCGCTGCCCGTCAACGCCGAGTGTGCCATCGACCCTGAAATCACCAAAATCCTATGCGCCCTAAAGCCCTTTAAAGTTACCCTAGTGCCTGAGAGGCGCGCAGAGATCACCACAGAGGGGGGACTAAACCTAAAACACCCCAAATTGCAAGACACAATTAAGGCGTATGCCGATTGCGGGATTGAAGTTGCCCTTTTTATTGATCCGAGCCTTGAAAATTTGCAAAGGGCTTTGGAATTAGGTGTGGGGGTTGTGGAGCTGCACACGGGCAAATTCAGCAACCTTTTCAACACCCTTTACACAAGCTTTAAACGCCATAAAAACCGCCTAGATTTGCCAGAGGACAACATTGCCTTAAAAAATATGCTTGAACTAAGCTTACAAGAGCTCGCCCAAAGTGCCCTAAAAGGGCAAGGAATGGGGCTAGAGGTGTGCGCCGGGCATGGCTTGAATTATGCGAGCGTGGGGCTCGTGGCAAAGTTAGAGGGTATTAGCGAACTTAACATCGGACATGCCATCATCGCGCGGGCAGTGATTATGGGGTTAGAAAAAGCCATTCAATCCATGCAAGAGGCGATTTGTGCGCCTTAA